TCCGACAGGGAGGTGATGGGAATGGAACTCAAGGTCTCCGCCTGCCACTCTCTGCTGGTTTCCATGGGGTTGGGGTGCAGGAGGGGCTGGCCCACGGCTGGGGGGGTTATTTTTAGCGGCAGTGGCGTTCGGGCGCAGAGAGGAGATGAGTAACCAGCTTCCACGCGGTGGAGGGAGGAGGCGGTGGCTTTCACGCAGCCTTTGTGCGACTCTGGGGGAGAGCTGCCTCCAAGCTCAAAAAGGGtcacccccccaacacacacaccattaACTCCTTACCCTCTCAGTGCTGTGCTCAGGGCTGCTGGTGCAGCATGACAGGAGTCTGTCTTAGCCATCGAAGCTGCCCACACTCTCATTCTAAGATGTTTGTCCTTGGGCACTCATGGAGCCCTCTCCCTGAGGCAGGCTCTCTCCCCCAGTCCAGAAGCCTGGATTTAGTGGTCATAATGTTCTCAGCCTGAGCTCTGCTCAGCTTTATGGAGGACAGACTAGGGTGCATACCCACTTGCACCCTCTCAGAGAGTATAGAGGAGGAATGGCGTGCTCCCTTGGCAAAACTAATCCCCTAGCAACTGAAATGATAGAAGTGGCCCCTATTTCCCAGTGTAGATCTCTCCATCACCACTACCACAATGCCTGGCTGACTCAACCCCCACCTGAAGTTGTGCTCAAGACCATCACCTTTTAGGCTCATTCTGTCCCAGGGGGGTTGTTGCTTGTATCTACATGATCCCTCCCCCCAAGCCTATACCAGGTGTCCCCTGATTCACCATGGTAATGTTAGTGGCAGCACAGCCCACGCCAACCCTTCCATGCAGAGACTTAGCAACCATGCCTGGCAACCATGGCAGCAGTTCCAGTGGAGAGGAGGGGtgcagggaggtgggagaaaaGAGTGTGTATGGCAATGGTTCCTGAAGAAGGGATAATTCGCCTCTCCTGAGAGGAACAGGTAAGAATAGAAGGCTATGAAGCTCCCAAATTTTGTCCCTAGTCTTTCTTTCTGCTCCATCCTCAGACTCTGAGACTGACTGGTTAGGGTTTTTAGGGGGCAACGGCAGAAGCAGATCCCAATTTGTTTCCACCGAAGTATATGCAGCCCTTGGGCACAGACCCTTCATTTTAAGGTGATGAGCCAGGAGGTTGTTTTTAGGACGAGAGCTGACTTACtgagaacagagaaacaaaacccaggcctcctgctcccTAACATGGACCTTTAGAGAGAACCCAAACATCCCCTATCCCATCCAGTCGACCCACTTTACACCTACCCAGGTGCACAGATGTCTCTCTGCTTGAAGGTGCTTCCTTCCACCCAGGTCCCAACAGAGCCCTAAGGCTTTAAAGGTCCTTGCCTCCTCCCTAGACCATGATGAATGTGACATAAGGAGACATCTGTCCTTTCCATCATTCACCCACGCCCACACAAACATACCCTGATTCTAATAACTTGGAAGCCTCCCTCCCTCAAGTCTGGGAATGTGCTATGAGAGCTGTGAAGGGATGAATGCAGAAGCAGGGGCTTCTCCAAAGCCATGATGCAGCACTGAAAGCTGACCTCTGACCAGTGCCCTGATGCTTCTCTGTGTTCCATCAAGAAGCCTGGTTTGGAGGAACCAGTATGGTATGGCTGGGTTCATCCCAGTTCTTAGGCACAGTGTGGGTAGGGATACACACAGGAGTTACTCTGAAATTCTTTCAAATCTTGGATAGGAAATGGTTATCATACCTGTAAGGCAGTGGTGAGATGGTACCCAGAATGTGGTTCATAGCGAACAATCTAGCAGTCCTTACGGTGCTCGGTGCTGACTACTGTTTTGGTCCACATGGTTTCAGCACAGGGAAAGGGTCTGATGGGGTGACCATAATCctgctgctccccaccccccactctcCAGCTCGTATCTACCTTGGAAGAAAGGGATTTGTGAGTTCAAAGACAGTGCCAGCTCAGCAAAATCCAAAGAGTCCCACCTTCTCTAAGAAAAGTTGATAGTGGCAGGTCTCTCTGCCTACCTAAAGGAGATCCTCGGTCTGTTATGGGATTTTCCTTGGGTGCCAGCTATGGTCCAGGCAGAGGAGAAAGTGAGGTGATAAGGAGACTGCAGGGAATAGGGTGGGGAATAGTTATTAACAGAGAATTAGAAAGGCAGTAAATCTAGTGTAGTGGTGAAGTGCATGAGCTCTAAGGCAAGACTATTTCGGCTCAAATCCTAGCTCTACTTTTTATTAACGGTGTGGCCCTAGGCTAGTTacttggcctctctgtgcctcagttaaaagaaaaaaagatctgtaAAACTGAAATAGTATCTACTATTGTTCTGAGGATTAGttgaatatatgtaaagcactgagaatggtgcctggcacacagctttATACATATGCGTGGGTgctattattgttgctgttaatGATAAGCTGAAGAAGCCATATGAAGTAGGAGGGCTGGAGTAGTAGTGTCTACCAGCTCCAGAATCAAACACTGAAATACCATGAAGAGGCTCCTGTCATTTTAATTAGGTTTGCCACAAAAAGCAATAACCTCAGCTAAccactctgccctccccctccacctACGTCTCATCTCCCTTCACATGCGTACAGCACAGGAACCCAAAGGCCCTCCTCCCCATGATCCTCCCCACTCCCATTATGGGAAGAAATGCCATTAAATGGACTCAGCCTCCTCCATACAGCAGGAAACAGgatgaataaaaatatctttatgaagAGTCTTGTTGTGTCCATTATCTTAGGGTGGAGTCAGGGGCAGAGATAGAGGCAAAGGCTGGGTGAGGTCTGGGGATCTCTCAGAGATCAGAATTTGCCTGAGGAGCACAGAAGGGGGGGCTATGTCTAAGCGGACAGGGACTAGGCGGAAAGTTTTCCTCAAGGGTGAGGATAAGGACAGCTAAAAATCCATTCTCCTTCCCCCCCAACACCTTCCCTCACTCCCATGTAGAAGGGTAGGGGGCTCCCGGGCAGGGAACAGAGTCACAATTCTCTAAAGTTCTCGTCTCTGGTTCCCAGAGCTTTGGGCAGGCAGTGAGTGGGGCATAACCCCTGGTGCTGCATGACCCCTTCCCCCGGCTCAGGGCTTCTCTCCGCCTGTGAGCACCAGGGCCTGCAAGATGTCAGATAGTGATACAATTCCCTTGACCACATCATTCTCATCCACCACTACAAGTCGGTGAACCTGCACAGAGCAATAAGGGAGAAAGGGATGTTTAGTGCCAGCCTCAGTTAAGGTGAGCCCTCAGCCCCTACCCTCCATGCCAAACCAAAGCTGCTACCCCCAGCACCTTTTGGGTTGCTGGCTCCCCTACCTCTGCTTCTACCAGCCTGTTGATGATGGTTTCCAGAGTCTCATGCAGGTAGCACTTGAGGACACCCTCAAAGTAATGTGATCGATGTTGCAGGGCTTTGGTCACTGACACATCTAggttgttgtaggtcttttctgcTGCCAGattctggggagagagagaaacattcATGCAGGGAAGCAAGGGAGCCAGCCCGCAAACTCCGAGCCCACCCAACCTCACCAGAGTGATTTAGGGTAGCTGTCAGCCATGCCCACAAGCCACACCCAGCTCATTCAATTCCTTTTCAAGTAGGATTTGAAAGCTTGGAAGCTTCTAAAACCCTCAGGTCCCAGAAGAgactctcttcttctccctctccacaTCCAacaccccacccctctccctgcctcccagcacctccacaatCACTCACGATAACATCAAACTTGGAGTAGATGTCCACCACACGCCCTAGGGGGACAGAGGCAGCTCAGCAAGGAGGATCTGGTATCCAAGGCTCCCCCTGCCTATAGAATCACCCTCCGGGCTGAGCTGAGGGGACAGCAGATTTTCCCACAGCCTCCCTGGCTTCCCTGGAGCCCTCCCTCTCCTTTTGCCCAATCTCTCACCTTTCTCATCCACCACTGGCAGGGCTGAGACTCGGTGCTGTACAAAGATGCCCAGAGCCACGTAGACGGGGGTAGTAGTGCGGACCATAGCAATGTTAGCATAGGTGCCAATCTGTAGTACTTCCAGAGACTTAGACATGAACGCTGGCTTGGGGAACTCAGTGATCTGAGGAAATTACcatcatcttgatttttttcaaggccCCTCAAACCACCTTTGGATACCCCTCCGACAAGTATGTAAGAAGTAAAAACTGGGCTGAGGAGCACTTACAAACAACTTGAGGAATTTGAGGATGCGCTTGTGGGTGAGGATGTACAAGGTGTTGCCTGATTCCGGGTCAATAACTGGCAGCCTGTGGATCTTGTTTCGAATTAATGAAGAGACAGCATCAAACAAGCTGTGGGAAGGTAGGGGATAATGATAAGTTCCACAGTGCTGGGCCTGAGGGTGGTTAAATAGCTCCTTAGAGTTTGTTTATAAAAAGGTGGTTGGGGGAGAGGAGCAGTGTTCAGACTAGACCTaaatgtgtgtgtctctgtgtgtgtgtgtgtgtgacagagagagaggagtgtCTTGCCTCTCTTCTGCCCTCGGATCTTTGTGTATCTAGGGCCTTAGCTATGATAATGGCAAGGCTCTTTCCCCTCTGGACAAATGGTTAGCTGGAACTCACCTGGCATTAGGAGAAATGCAGACAAGTGGTTTAAAGGAATCCTGTAGGTACACCTctgaagggaaaagggaggttCACAAAATACCACCATGAAAAACTGTTTCCCAGGAAACTTTCCATCCCTTTATCCTTTTACAACCCCCAGTTCTCTACATACCTCTCCAAGT
The genomic region above belongs to Balaenoptera musculus isolate JJ_BM4_2016_0621 chromosome 10, mBalMus1.pri.v3, whole genome shotgun sequence and contains:
- the PRKAG1 gene encoding 5'-AMP-activated protein kinase subunit gamma-1 isoform X1, producing the protein MWIRSLEEIVTSSDNYSALENEHPQETPESNNSVYTSFMKSHRCYDLIPTSSKLVVFDTSLQVKKAFFALVTNGVRAAPLWDSKKQSFVGMLTITDFINILHRYYKSALVQIYELEEHKIETWREVYLQDSFKPLVCISPNASLFDAVSSLIRNKIHRLPVIDPESGNTLYILTHKRILKFLKLFITEFPKPAFMSKSLEVLQIGTYANIAMVRTTTPVYVALGIFVQHRVSALPVVDEKGRVVDIYSKFDVINLAAEKTYNNLDVSVTKALQHRSHYFEGVLKCYLHETLETIINRLVEAEVHRLVVVDENDVVKGIVSLSDILQALVLTGGEKP
- the PRKAG1 gene encoding 5'-AMP-activated protein kinase subunit gamma-1 isoform X3, which gives rise to MKSHRCYDLIPTSSKLVVFDTSLQVKKAFFALVTNGVRAAPLWDSKKQSFVGMLTITDFINILHRYYKSALVQIYELEEHKIETWREVYLQDSFKPLVCISPNASLFDAVSSLIRNKIHRLPVIDPESGNTLYILTHKRILKFLKLFITEFPKPAFMSKSLEVLQIGTYANIAMVRTTTPVYVALGIFVQHRVSALPVVDEKGRVVDIYSKFDVINLAAEKTYNNLDVSVTKALQHRSHYFEGVLKCYLHETLETIINRLVEAEVHRLVVVDENDVVKGIVSLSDILQALVLTGGEKP
- the PRKAG1 gene encoding 5'-AMP-activated protein kinase subunit gamma-1 isoform X2 encodes the protein MEAVTSSDNYSALENEHPQETPESNNSVYTSFMKSHRCYDLIPTSSKLVVFDTSLQVKKAFFALVTNGVRAAPLWDSKKQSFVGMLTITDFINILHRYYKSALVQIYELEEHKIETWREVYLQDSFKPLVCISPNASLFDAVSSLIRNKIHRLPVIDPESGNTLYILTHKRILKFLKLFITEFPKPAFMSKSLEVLQIGTYANIAMVRTTTPVYVALGIFVQHRVSALPVVDEKGRVVDIYSKFDVINLAAEKTYNNLDVSVTKALQHRSHYFEGVLKCYLHETLETIINRLVEAEVHRLVVVDENDVVKGIVSLSDILQALVLTGGEKP